The Mixophyes fleayi isolate aMixFle1 chromosome 1, aMixFle1.hap1, whole genome shotgun sequence genome includes a region encoding these proteins:
- the DNAJA1 gene encoding dnaJ homolog subfamily A member 1, which yields MVLETGYYDTLGVKPNATQEELKKAYRKLALKYHPDKNPNEGEKFKQISQAYEVLSDAKKRELYDKGGEQAIKEGGTGCSGFGSPMDIFDMFFGGGGRMQRERRGKNVVHQLSVSLEDLYNGATRKLALQKNTICDKCEGRGGRKGAVECCPNCRGSGMQIRIHQIGPGMVQQIQSVCPECQGQGERINPKDRCKSCNGRKIVREKKILEVHMDKGMKDGQKITFTGEGDQEPGLEPGDIIIVLDQKDHAVFTRRGEDLLLHMEIELVEALCGFQKPIVTLDSRTIIITSHPGQIVKHGDIKCVLNEGMPIYRRPYEKGRLIVEFQVNFPSSGFISPDKLPLLEKLLPSRKVIEESEEMEQVELMDFDPSQQRRSHYNGEAYHDDDDDHSHPRGGVQCQTS from the exons ATGGTGCTAGAAACTGGATACTATGACACTTTGGGAGTAAAACCAAATGCCACGCAGGAAGAACTGAAAAAGGCCTACAGAAAACTTGCTTTGAAGTACCATCCAGATAAGAATCCTAATGAAGGTGAAAAG ttcaaACAGATTTCCCAAGCTTATGAAGTACTTTCTGATGCCAAAAAGAGAGAATTATATGACAAAGGTGGTGAACAGGCCATTAAAGAAGGAGGTACAGGATGCAGCGGGTTTGGATCACCAATGGACATTTTTGACATGTtctttggtggaggaggaagaaTGCAGAGAGAGCGAAGAG GTAAAAATGTAGTTCATCAGCTGTCTGTATCACTGGAAGATCTTTATAATGGGGCAACAAGAAAATTGGCTTTGCAGAAGAATACAATCTGTGACAAATGTGAAG gcCGTGGCGGTAGAAAGGGGGCTGTTGAATGCTGTCCAAACTGCAGAGGTTCTGGAATGCAGATTAGAATCCATCAAATAGGACCAGGGATGGTCCAGCAGATACAGTCTGTATGCCCAGAGTGCCAAGGTCAGGGGGAGAGAATTAATCCAAAAGACCGGTGTAAGAGTTGCAATGGTCGAAAGATTGTCAGAGAGAAGAAGATTCTTGAAGTTCATATGGACAAAG GAATGAAGGATGGTCAGAAAATCACATTCACTGGTGAAGGAGATCAGGAGCCAGGTCTTGAACCAGGggatattattattgtattggaCCAGAAGGATCATGCTGTATTTACAAG GAGAGGTGAAGATCTTCTTTTGCATATGGAAATAGAGCTTGTGGAGGCTTTGTGTGGCTTTCAGAAACCCATAGTGACATTGGACTCAAGGACAATAATTATTACATCTCATCCTG GTCAGATTGTTAAACATGGAGATATTAAATGTGTCTTAAATGAAGGTATGCCAATCTATCGCAGGCCATACGAAAAGGGACGCCTTATTGTTGAATTCCAA gtaaaCTTTCCTTCTAGTGGCTTCATTTCACCAGATAAACTTCCTTTGTTAGAAAAGCTCCTACCGTCAAGAAAAGTCATTGAAGAGTCTGAAGAGATGGAGCAAGTTGAGCTCATGGACTTTGATCCATCTCAGCAGAGGCGTTCACATTACAATGGTGAAGcatatcatgatgatgatgatgaccacagCCACCCAAGAGGTGGAGTTCAGTGCCAGACCTCTTAA